One window from the genome of Mauremys mutica isolate MM-2020 ecotype Southern chromosome 4, ASM2049712v1, whole genome shotgun sequence encodes:
- the LOC123369048 gene encoding olfactory receptor 5F1-like produces the protein MYFFLCNLSVVDICYSSVVTPKMLANFLAQSKAISYSGCLVQLYFFIIWLSTECLLLAVMAYDRYVAICKPLLYSAVMSHKVCVPLVASSYFTSFMSAMITACLISRLTYCGSNIINHFFCDTPPLLALSSSDSSIAENTISILAGFTSVSSLLIILFSYLYILGAILRIHSVEGRHKAFNTCASHLTAVTMFYGTLIFTYLRPNTSYSLGQDQVASVFYTVVIPMLNPLIYSLRNQEVKDALRRSLGRGSVLKKNAFIKMTRKE, from the coding sequence atgtacttcttcctgtgCAATTTGTCTGTTGTCGATATCTGCTATTCATCTGTTGTCACCCCAAAGATGCTGGCGAACTTCTTAGCACAGAGCAAAGCCATTTCCTATTCTGGGTGTTTGGTTCAACTGTATTTTTTTATTATCTGGCTCAGCACTGAGTGCCTGCTTCTGGCTGTGATGGCGTATGaccgctatgtggccatctgcaaACCATTGCTTTACTCAGCGGTTATGTCCCATAAAGTCTGTGTCCCATTGGTGGCTAGCTCCTATTTCACTAGTTTCATGAGTGCTATGATTACTGCATGTTTAATTAGCAGGTTAACATACTGTGGCTCCAACATCATCAACCATTTTTTCTGTGACACCCCTCCACTGCTAGCTCTGTCATCCTCCGATAGCTCCATTgctgaaaatactatttctattTTAGCTGGTTTCACCAGTGTCAGCTCCCTCCTGATAATCCTCTTCTCTTACCTGTACATCCTGGGTGCCATCCTGAGGATCCACTCTGTCGAGGGCAGGCACAAAGCCTTCAACACTTGTGCCTCCCACCTGACGGCCGTCACCATGTTTTATGGGACTCTGATCTTTACATACTTACGTCCCAACACCAGCTACTCACTGGGCCAAGACCAGGTGGCCTCAGTGTTCTACACAGTGGTGATCCCCATGCTGAACCCTctgatctacagcctgaggaaccaAGAGGTGAAGGATGCTCTGAGGAGATCACTGGGGAGGGGTAGTGTTTTGAAGAAGAATGCATTTATTAAAATGACTAGAAAAGAATAA